The genomic region CAGCAACAGCATTTAATATTTTCTTAAAATTGAAAAGGGCAACTGAGCATAGTTGCCCTCTTTTTTAATAGACTTTTGCAAAATTAATTCCTACGGTCATTCCGAACCGATCCGCTAACTGGTGGAGGAGAGAGGAATCTGAATTTCTCCTTGAATCAATAGATTAACAAGATTCCTCTCCGCCAACTGGATCTGAATGACATGATTTTCTATTTTGCAGAAATCCAGATGAATATTTATGTTTTTGATCTTATTTTTGAATTAACATCTTCTTTGTCACGGCAAAATTTCCAGCTTTTAATTGATAGAAGTAGATGCCACTCGCCAACCCGTTTGCATCAAACTCCACCGAATGGACTCCGCTACTTTGTTCTTCGCTCATAAGGTTGGCGACTTCTTTGCCAAGCATATCGAAAACCTTAAGCGATACGAAGCTGCTCGACGGAATCGTGTAACGAATGACTGTCGTTGGATTAAATGGATTCGGATAATTCTGTGATAGCTCGAATCCAGTTGGTAACGAGTGCTCGTTTGTGGGAACGTCTGTTGTAGTGATAGGGATATCGGTTACTTTTAGAATATTATCGTCCGCAAACGTGGTGATAAATAGTTCTCCTGAAGAATTAAATACCATTCCGGTGGGCCGATTCAATCCATAGAGCAGCGTATCGATTACGCCATTATGAACTTTTAAGAGGGCACCCAGATTGTTTAGCCATGGCGGGCCAAAATGCGCATGTTGTAATACGACAAGCTGACTATCACGGGGATCGATTGCCACATCAACAATTGCCGTAAAGCCACTTTGATATGATATTATATTGCCTGAAAGATCAACCTGGTAAAGGCGTGCCGCACCAATGGGGATCGGCAGTCCGGTTAAAGTACCCACAATAAATTTATCGCCTGTAAAAACGATGCCAGTGGGAACCGCTTCCGATTGTCCAATGGGACTAAAGTTCGTAAAATTTCTAAGTACACCTGTAATACGATCACGGACAAAAACTTTATTAGCAGCTGCATCCACGATGTACCAATCATCACCTGGACCCAGTTCTATTCGATATGGATTTGAACCAGCGCCAAGGCTACCGATACGGATTCTAGACTGAATCGCTGCTCTGGTCAATGGAGGATCGCCAGGTTTAAAACCTCTGGGATCGACGATCAAAACAGTATTGGACAGAGAATCGTCGCCTGAGCCTTGTAAAATCAGCAATTTCCCATCAATATCAAAGAAAACATCCTCAGCACCGATCGGCTCAAAGCCGGGAGTTCCTGAAGGCAAACCGGTCAAAAAAGGATAAACCTGCCCGTTTGGCGTTACAATGGATATCCGACTGTCATTTTTGCCAGTCCCTTGTTCGGCTACCCATAAGTTTCCTGAAGCATCCAAGGTGATTCCTATCGGATTAACAAGTCCCGTAGCAAATACTTCAACCTTAGGTGTTTGTCCATAAACGGACGATAGCTGAAGTATTGCTAAAATTAAAATGATAGAAATGTGTGTCTTCATATTGCCTCTTTCGTATTTAAAATAGTTAGACTTATTACTTGAACACAGCCATTAAAATTTGCCAATTTTATTAAATTATTTTTATAATTGCTTGAATAAACCTGCTATTGTTTTTAATAAACTGGTTATTTTAGATAGAAAAGAAGCTCAAGCAGCGGGTGAGTAGCTAAGAAGCTATTTAGTGCCTGTCCGGAAATTATCAATTTTTTATTAAAGCAGTCATTCCGAACGAAGTGAGGAATCTGACTTTTCATGAAAATATTGGACTTGCAGATTTCTCCCTGCAGTCGAAATGACACTAAAAAATCAATTCGGACCGACTCTATTTAGCAACACTTCTCAACTTATTGCAGGCGTCACAATAAGACGAGCAGAAGCAGAACTGGAACGTTTCTTTATTTTGGGCAATCTCAGAGGGTTTTATCCCATTCATCTCGACAAATGTTCTGGTGAAATGGGCTGAATCGGCAAAGCCAGCCTCATAAGCAGCTTCGGTAAGGGACTTGCCACCAATGAATGCAATCGTCGCTGTCATAATCCTTTGGTAACGGATGTATTGTCTCAAAGGCAAGCCCAATTGTTCCTTAAAAAGATGCAAAAATCGATCTTCAGAAAGATACACGCTTTGGGCAAGGTTATGGGCAGAGATTGGCGTTGAAAGATTTCGCTGAATCCAGTTGATCACCGATTGAATGCGTTCGTCAATTGGTCCTCGATATCCTTTTACGCCAGTGAGATCATCAATCATTTCTTCAACGATACGAAACGCTCGAGGACAGGTGTATTGGTGATCATAGCACTGCTGAAATTTATGTTTGTAAATTGTGAAGTCTAAATGGTCGAGATATTGAACGGTTGATCCTCTTAAGATATATTTCTGCAAATTCTTCCCACGAGTTCTTTCAGGAACAATAGATAAAGAAACCAGCAGACTCTGCAAATTTTTCAACTGATGGGGAATATGCGTATCGATAAGCACAGCTTTTGTTTCTCGCCAGTCGGCATTATCAATTTTAATAGAAAAGTTTTGATCCAGAGATAGTATGATTTGAATGGCGCCGTGGCGGTGCAATTTATTTTCAATGAGTGGTCCAATGATGAGCATTCTGCCAAGGCAGAAGAAATAAAGTGAGGTTTGAGATTTCATTTTAAAAATCCTATGCTATGACTGCCATCTTGTGACTTTTAAACCAGATTCAACTGTCAAAATTTTGAGCCAAAATAAATATGGGCTTGGTTCCCCTGTTTTGAGAAACAAAGCTGTATTGCTGAATATTTAGGCGACTTGCTAGACGTGCTATTTATCCATAACCCTTGCTTTCAGTTCCTCGGCAATTGCCGCTGCCCAGTTCGAGATCGCCTCCCAATCCCGAAAATCCCCAATCGGCGCTTTCACTTTTTTGATCATCCATTTGTCGAGCCAGCTCAATTTGTCGATATCCGTAGCGCCATGAAAAATGGCGATATCTTTGGGATGAATGCGGTCAGCTATCGGCTGCAGTGATGTGGGGAAGCGCCAGCCCTTCATCAATTCTTCGATATTGCCCTTGTCGGTAGGTCCACTGGAAAATAGCCATACCAGCTTGTTTGCCAAAACTTTTTCATTCGACTTTAAAAATTTCGCCGCTGCTTTGCGCCAGCGGCCGATGTAAACCGCACTGCCCAGGATCACTGCCCTGTAGGCATCGAGATTTTTGACACGATCCGCAGGCAAAACATCCGTGGCAAAGCCCGCCCGACCAAGCACCTGGCCGATTTTTTCGGCAATGCCTGCCGTCGCCCCATATTTGGTGGCGTAGGCTACTAATACTTTATCATTCATTTTACCTCCACAACCGTAATTGTTTACCCATCCTGATCGATTACGATCACGGGCAATTTAGCAGATCATCCCATCAATATCAAGCTTTATTTTGGGCTATTTTGATTGCAGGGTGAGACCAATGCCTAACAAAAAAAATATCTCGCAGCAAAAGGATGTTGGTTTGGCATGCAAATGTCGACGCAGGATCATTAGCTTAATTTATGCCATAATAGGCATTAGCTCGGGAATGAACAGATGTTCTTTTTGCGGCAATCCTGCAATTGCCTGGGTTTCGGTTAAGATTTCATTCGGCCTAACGGTCACAAAATTGATCCTGAGCTGGCCATTGCCGTTCTTTTCAATGGCGCCGCCCGAATTCAAAAACCTCACTCCCTTGTAAAAATATTCATGCGAATCATGCTCATGACCATGGAGCACCAGGTCGACATGATACTTAGCCAGCAGCCTGGCCACTTGATTCCGATTCTTGAGCTTGTTACCATACGTTTCCAGATTTCGCAATAGCGTGTTCTTGAACAAGGAACACCGATAGGATACTTTGCGGAAATGATGGTGGACGATCGCTATTTTGGTCTTGTTCTGAAATTCTCCTTTCTGGAAGATCTGCCGTAGATGGTCCAATTGATTTTTATCGACCATCCCCTTGGAAGCAAATAGGTTTTTCCATTTCGAATAGGGATGGATCGAATTGAGGCCGATAAAAACCACATCGCCGACTTTTTTGGCGAACGGATAGGGTTCATGGGAGGCAGGGAAATAGGTATTTTCAAAGGTCTCAAAGAAATAATTCTTGAACTCGATCAGCCGTTTGTGATAATCCACGGCTTCACATTGCTGGGGAAAGGTTAACACGTCCTCGGCAAAATAGACCCCGCCGAAAATATCGTGATTGCCGATCACCAGCGTGGCCCTGGAGGAGTCCAGCAACTGGAACTCCTCCAATACATTGCGAAAGGCGATAAAGTCCTCATGCCTTGCCAGGTGGACGATGTCGCCTGAAAACACGAAGTGATCGGTGTTCTGCTGCAAAGCGTAATCGATCAGCCTTCGAGTTTTCTCGAGATTTTTCGGTCGAGATTTCTGGCAGATGTGCAAATCAGATAAGTGTGCAATTCTCATCGAATTTTTTGCTCCATGTTTGTCCATACACTGTGAGCGTTAGATGTACTCATATTCAGAGCGAATGCACCGCAATTTTTTCATCACTTGCAGTTCGCTTTCGTAGACCCGCTTCACGCCATCTCCCAATGCCTTCTCAATATCCCGAATATTTCGCACCAGGCGATGCATCCCCATGATTTCCACCGAAGCCGCCTGATCCGTTCCCCACATCGCTCGATCCAGCGTAATATGCCGTTCCACGAACGTCGCTCCCAGGGTGACTGCCGCCCAAGTGGTTGCCAGCCCCACTTCATGTCCCGAATAGCCGATGGGGACGCTGGGGTAGCGCTGCTTGAGCGTGGTGATCATGCGCAGATTCAGCTCTTCGTTTTTGCAGGGATAGGCCGAAGTCGAATGGGCCAGCAGCAGATTATTCATCCCAATGGTGCGGATCGCCGTCTCGATCTCTTTCATGGTGGACATGCCAGTCGAAAGCATGACTGGTTTGCCCGTGGCTCGCATCCGTTTCAAAAGTTCGAGATCGGTGAGGCTGGCTGAGGACGCTTTGTGCAGGGGCGGATTGAATTGTTCGATGAAATCGACGGATTCGATATCCCAGCACGAGGCGAACCAGTCGATGCCCCGTTCGTTACAATAGCGGGCGATCTCGGCGTACTCATCGGCGTCGAACTCCATCCGATGCCGATATTCGATATAGGTCATGCGGCCCCAGGGAGTGTCTCGCTCGATGTACCATTGATCCTCGGGCACGCATTTTTCTGGTGTGCGCTTTTGGAATTTCACCGCATCGCAGCCAGCAAATATCGTCCCATCGATCATCTTTTTGGCAATTTCCAGTGAACCGTTGTGGTTGATCCCGATCTCTGCAATGATATATACGGGTTCCCCGTCACCCACCAGACGATCACCGATTTTCACTTTTTTGGAATTGCGCATAAATTCTCCTCATGAGTTGCTTTTTTTCTTTAACATCGTTCCTAAAGCTTCAAGCTTTAGAAACGATTGATTCACCTTGCGAAAGTTCAATACCTCCGAATGGGTTAGTTAGTCTGAATTCTTCGCTTCGATGATGAACTCCGCAAACTCCCGAAAGGCGCCATGACCTCCTTTGGCTTCACAAACGTAATCGGCCACTCTTTCTGCAAATACCATCGCATCCGCAGGACAGGCAGATAGGCCCACCCGCTTCATCACGTCCACGTCATTGGTATCATCGCCAATGTAGGCGATTTCATCCGCTGTCAAATTTTTTCGATCCATGATCTCTTTCAAAACCGCGAATTTGTCTATGGCCCCAGGATGGTATTCGATGATCGACAGCTTTTCCGCCCGCTTCTTCACCGATGCCGAAAATTCACCTGTCACAATCCCGACTTCGACCCCGGCCAGGCTGCGTAATCGAGCTACGCCCATGCCATCTCGCATGTTGAATCGCTTCAGCTCTTCGCCTCGATCCGAGTAATAGACCCCGCCATCGGTGAGCACGCCATCGCTATCGGTGAGCAATAACTTGATCCGCTTGGCCTTTTGTTTGAGCTGATCAAGCGTTGTGTCTTTGGCTACCATGCGGTCCACCCTCCATCCACGACCAGATTGGCGCCCGTCATATACTCCGAGGCATCGCTGGCCAGAAACACGATGGCGCCTTTGTAATCCGTCGGCTTTGCCATGCGCCCCAACGGTGTTTTCTTCGAGTAGTTCGATACAAAGTAATCGTCTTGGCCATTTTCCACCCCACCTGGCGACAGCACATTGACCCTGACACCTGAATTGCCCCAGTAAGCGGCCAAAAATTTGGTGAAGGCAATCACCGCCCCTTTGGTCGTCGGGTATGCGGGGGATTTGAAAAACAATTGCTCGCCCTTCGGATTGCGGTAGATGGATTGATCGGGCGCTACGATCCCATAAGTGGAGGCTAAATTGATAATGCTACCTTTGCCTTGCTTCGCCATCTGGCTGCCAATGATTTGTGAGCAGAGAAAAACGCCCGTCACATTCACCTCCAGCGATTTCTGCCACATATCGAGCGGATAGTTTTCAAATTTGGATTTTTCCGCTGCCAGAGCTGGCGTTTCAAACTTATCGTTGATAGCCGCATTATTCACCAGCACATCCACATGACCGAATTCGGCCATCGCTTGATTCAGCAGCGAATGAATCGAACCTGAATGGGTGACATCCAGAAAAATGCCGAGCGAGCGGGTGGGCAATTGTTCGGCAAATAAGTTGCATTGATCCTCATTGAGGTCCGCAACGATGACATGTGCGCCTGCCTCGGCCAGTGCCTGGCAATGATGCTTACCCAATAATCCCATGGCGCCCGTTACTACAGCGACTTTATTGTCCAATCGAAATAGATCCATTTTTCATTCCTAAATTTCATTTTAAAATTACTACTACTTAGAGTCTGTCCGATACAATGATTTTCTGTCATTTCGACCGAAGGGAGAAATCTCTAAGTCCGATATTTTCGTGAAAATTCAGATTCCTCACTTCGTTCGGAATGACTTCTTTTGAGAAAGATTGATAATTTTCGGACCGACTGTATTTAGTCAGATTAATAAAATAGCTAATTTTGAATCCAATACATCCCCATCTCTCCAATTCAAAGCGGAGATGTCAAAATTTAATCTGACGAAGTAGAATTACAATCAATGCAAAATTTAGCTTGAGCAGATTAACGTTCTGTTACAAACACGTTAAAATTGAGAGTCGATTTGATGACGATCTGATTAACTCAACACTTCTCACCAAGCGTAAGCGAATTGTAATAGCGATGTAATGGAATTGTAAATTGGGCACGATACTTTCGATGAAAAATTGACTTCTACAAAATATCCAATGGCGAGTCATCGCCAGGAGCCACCAGTTAGGAATCGGCCTCAACTCAAGAGAAAATGTCATTCTGATCCGCCAACTAGCGGGGAAGAATCTCTTGATTTAACGAAGGTAGGTGCTCTTATTAAAGGGATTCTTCGTCTCCGTCCGCCAGTAGGCGGGTTGATCCTTAGAATGACAGCGCCTCCCCTGAGTATTCGCTTAAGTTGACGCCTATGGCCAGTTGCCGGAGACGAGGCGATCTTATCAGAATTTGTAAGATTCCTCGCTTCGCTCGGAATGACTGATCGCTGATTTTGCAGAAGCCCTTTGATTAAAAAACGAAAAACCAAATTGGAATAAATATGGCGACACCACTTATAAATTCAGCAACCTATGCTTATCGTATCTCCACATTGCTCAAGAAGTTGATCCCAATTGTTTTTATCGGATTGATGCTCAATGTCTTTTTTAGTTTTGTCTGGCATGATGCCGATTTGCTGGCTGTGACGGTCAATTTTTCGACCCCATATTTTGTCGTGGCAGTGTTGCTGGTCATCCTGCCCTGGTTCGCCAATGCGATGCGTTTGTATATTTGGACTCGATTTTTTGGATTGAAATTGTCGTTTACGGAGACCTTCAGCATTGTGGTCATGGGTGAATTTGGCGCTGCGATCACCCCGTCGGCCGTGGGAAGTGGGCCTGTAAAGATCGGTTTGCTGATTCATAAGAAGCTATCCACTGGTGCTGCCCTGTCCATTGCAACTCTGACGACATTGGAGGACCTGGCATTTTTTGTCCCTGCGATTCCACTGGCTCTAACGCTAGCTGCCGCCTGGGACATGCCATTCATGCGCATTTTCTATGATAATCTTCAGGCGAATTTGAGCGGAGTTGGGATTGGAGTGGTCAGTTTAATTACGATCATTCTTTTGCTGCATAAATTTTGGCCTAAAAATAACAAGGGGAAGGAGGATTCTACCAGCGGATCGCCTTCATTTTGGGAGCGTCGGATCGCTCATGGGAAAAAGATTTTGAACGAATTCATCATTGCCCTTGCGATGATACAGCAGCGGGGGAAGGCACGATTTTTTGCTACGACGCTGTTGAGCGGCATCCAATGGATCTGCCGCTACTCGATTATCACGGCTATAGCTGCCAGCCTGGGCATCCACGCTCATCCGATTTTGTTTTTTGTACTCCAATGGATTATTTTTACGATCACTGTCTTCATTCCTACGCCAGGGGCAATGGGCGGCGCCGAGGCATCGTTCTATCTGATCTTTAGCCCGTTCTTGCCGTCGCAGTCGTTGGGATTGATCACGGCGGGATGGCGATTGTTAAGTTTTTACCTATTTTTAGCGTGCGGGGCTGCTATCTATGGAGCATTACGGTTGGTCCAGGCGGCAAAAAGGAAAAGCATTGCAGCGGCAGAGCTGGTTTTAGCAGAATGATTGGAGAGATGTCCCACCTTATATTTGAAAATGCTCGGATCGACAAAATAACCTATTCAGATGCTGATCACATGCCTCTTCAATGGAATGGGCAAGACGCCAGAAAGTCCCCCGCTGGTTGGCGAAGATACCAAGGGATGTTGATTCCCAATTTTAAAAATAATTGGAAGAAAACCATCTCGGATTGATGCCAAAAGCCAAAAGGCGGAGAGAGAAGACTCTATTGATTCATCAGAATTAAGTGCAAAGGGATTCTTCTTCTCCGCCAACGAACGGATTTATTAGGAATCACATAAAAGATAAAATAATTATTTTGCGATTATTATTGACCCCTCAAATCTTTTGCAATACACTATCATGTAATTGCAACGGCAGCACAAATTGATAATTTATTTCCTCCAAGCTATACCATAAATCCATCGGGTGATAGATCTTCGTCTCAATGAATTCCAGCAGAAATTCTGCATATTGCCACTGCTGCAAATTATCCAGATCGATGGCATACTTTGGGTTAACGATAAAAGGAACGATATGGTCGCCTGTCATGCTATGCTTGTGCATGATCGTTTCGTACCGAATGACCTCGATATGGCCCGTCTGCCAGAACGTGGCAGGTAATTTCTGACGAGGCATATTGTACGGCTCATCAAATTCGGCATTGAGCAATGGTACCAACCGATCCTTCTCGACCCGCCACATTTTATAAGGATTCTGCCCCGAGGGCGTTACACCTCGCACTGAATCGGCCTGTGGATTTTGCAATAACAATTCGATCGCTTCATCCACACTGCCTTTGGGCCGAAACGGCGAAGTGGGGCGAAGCTGCAAGATAATATCAGCTTGATAATCCTCGTTCTCTTCCAACCATTGGATCGCATGTTCGAATACGGGCAAATCCGTGACGTGGTCTTCGGCCAATTCAGCAGGTCGGATGAATGGCACTTCAGCGCCCCACCGCTCGGCAGTCCGAGCAATTTCTTCGTCGTCTGTGGAAACGATCACCCGATCGATGAATTTCGAGTTCAGTCCCGCTGCTATGCTATAGGCGATCAATGGATGGCCGCCGAGCAATTTAATGTTCTTCCGAGGAATGGATTTCGATCCGCCTCGGGCGGGGATAATCGCCAAAATGCGTTGCTGTCGATGTGTCATATTTTTCCTCCAAAATGAATGCCATAATATTGCATGGCTAAACTGAGCTCTCGCTTCTCCGTTGCGGATTTCTTGATGGCCAGCGCCATTTCCAGAGCGGCCATGCCATCTTTTAAATTGCAAACTGGCTGTTGCTGATTTTGAATGCATTCGATAAAATGTTTGAGTTCAGCTTTGAACATGTCATTTCGTTCGAAGCCTGACGGCGGCTCGATCCGATAAGATTGGTGACCATCCCCAGCAAAGAGCGTGGCGGCCGATTCCCGATTATCCCAACAGATCTTACCTCGATGCCCGATAATGGTCAGGGTGTGCTGCGGCGGCCGTTCGTTATAATCAAGATAGATCGAGCCAATGGTGCCCGTAGCGAAACGGACGATGATCGCCGCTGTATCTTCCGTGTCGATCTCGAGATCGGATATTTTATCTATCATCGCCGATAAACTAATAATTTCCCCGATCAGCCAGCGCAAATAGTCAAAGGGATGGCACAGGGTGAGCACCACGCCCCCGCCAAGGTCGGCCCGGGCGCTATAGCTCTGGCGATAATCCTCCCAGGGATGCCACAGCGGGAGATATTCGCCCCAATGGACATGCGCCGACAGAATTTTGCCAATAGCTCCTTGCTTCAGCAGCGTTTTGATTTCCTGCAAAACAGGATGAAAGCGAAACTGAAATGCGGTCTGGAAGATGATCCCTTTTTGCTTCACCAATTTTAGCAGGTCGTTCAATCCGTCCATGGTGTGGGCAATTGGCTTTTCCATCAGAATGTGACAACCAGCTTCGGCAGCGGCCATGGCTTGCTGGAGGTGCAGCGAGGTGGGACTGGCGATGATTACGGCATCGGGACACTTGGCCAATGCGGCTTTGAGGTCGGTTTCGATTTTGAACGGGGGCAAATCTTTCTCATCGGGGCGCCTGTTTTCTCGCCGCAGCACACGAATATTTTCGATGCCAAGCGCTGCGAGATTGCGCAGATGCCGCTTGCCCACCGAACCCAATCCGATCACCAGAAATGATAGATTTTTTCCATTCTTCATTTTGAATAATTCGATCCAATTCTATTCATCGGTCGTATATAAGCCGAGAAATATATTTTAAAAAAATGAGCCACCCATGCACTCCGTACTCTCTACCAATGACTTTTAAAAAGGAAAAAATATGTCATTCCGAGCGAATAGGCTGAGTGAAAACGGCTTAATTCGCAGTCATTCCGAACGGAGCGTAGCGGAGTGAGGAATCTATGAAGACCGATAGCATTGTGAATCCGCCAGATTCCTCGCTTCGCTCGGAATGACATTCAGATTAAGACATTCAATGTTACACAGTCTGAAAGCGAGGAATCTGGTTCATCATTTTATTCCATGAGCAATAAAAATTTTTTACTCCTCTGCCAACTGAGTCGGTTCGGAATGACATTAAGTTTTAATCATACAAGCCTCTGCTATTTTGCAGGGGTCTGATTCCAATAAATTTTTTCATCAAAATGCCAACAATGAGAATCGAAAAGCCAAATGCCAGAAGCGAAGAGCCAATCGTCAGAAGCGAAAAGCCGAATGCCAATCCCCTACAAATATTCCTCACAGATCTTGGCAATATTCTCAGCCGACTTGCCGCCATTCTGCAATGGCGTGATCTTTTTCAAATAATCCTCATCGAGATCGGAATAGATCTTTTTCCCCAGCGCTAAGGCCACCATCACTACCGTGGAATATCTGGTGACCAGCGTGTCGCAATTGGCGATCATGTGATTGGTGTTGCCCTCGGCAAAGATCAAGCTACCAGGCGCCCAGCGCTCAATCTCCCGAATGGCTCGCTCTTTCTGCTCATTTGGGTGCAATTTGAATATCAATTGACGGCCATCAGCTAACCGAACGGCTCGTTGAATGAACGCCTTGCGGTTTTCGTACTTGAAGGTCTCCCGCAAATGGGAAGTAGCCGCCAAAACATAATGCTGATACGGAAAATTGTTGTTCAAATAAGCCTGGCAGTTGTCGAAATTGGGAATACCTGTTACTGCAATCTTCTCTGGCTTGACGCCCTTTTTGATGAAAATTTCTTTATAGCCTTCGGATGCTACACAGAATTTTACATAAGCATCCGATAGCCCTGTCATCGAGGTATTGGCCAGATAGCGGGGCAGACCCAGGCTTTTCACCAGATAATATTTGAAATTTTCAGGATCGGTCATGCCCTCCTGAATCAAAATGATTTTCTTATTTTCGATGTTTTTTGGAATGATGAGGTCAGAGCAGGTGATCACCAGGTCATAATCGTGCTTAACGCCGCCGCAGTCGAACTGCACTCCTTTTTCTTTTAGAAATTTTTCGGTGCTGGTTTTGGGCTGCCCACCCAATGGCGAAAAATCGAGATAGCCTCGTTGAGCCAACAAATTCAAAAAGCCATCCGTGTAGTAAGGGGTGAAATAGCAATTATGTTCCTGCAAGTGCTGCGAAAGCTGGTACATCATGGTCGTTTGGTTCAGCGTGCCGCAGATCAGCAAAATTTTTTTTCGATTCATAGCCTTGATTGATTTAGCATGCTATAATGATTAAGGCCTTGCCTGCATAGGGTTTAATAGTGAGATGGTTTCTGGCTCTTTAGTGATCAGTTTAATTACTTAAGATTACATTTAGATGAACCATTTGTTACATACCGATTAATTTTTGATCTGACACGAATCGAATTGAATCATAAAAATATCTCGAAAAGAGAAATGCTCTGCGGTTATTCGCTTCATCAAAATTAAAAGGACGATGTGATACCAACGGCCACATTCCTGCCAGGTGCATCCCACCAGGTAACGGTCGATAAATGATCCCGGTAGGCTTCATTTAAAAGGTTTCTAATATTCATCGAAAACGATAGATTTGATTTGATATTCAGGAATCGATGAACCGCGAAACCAGCGCTAAAATGGACCAAGTGGTGTCCATCAGTCGGAGTTTCATTTTGTGCCACACGCTGTTGCTTGCTCACTGATTCTGCTAAAAGTTCAACCCAATAATGACCTCGTTGAGGCTCGTACCTAAGTCCCATCTTGTTCTCCATTGGGGGCATTTTAGGCAAAGGTTCGGATCGATTGAGATCATCTCCCCGAACATAAGCGGAACTAATAGAGAGGCTGAAACTGGGGAAAATTTTAATCTTCATTATTAGCTCACCGCCATACAACAGAGCTTTGCCTACGTTATCGTAGATGAAAGTATCTGCCGCTATCGTGACTGGCTTCATAACGATGTAGTTGTCAATCTGATTCCGAAACAAGCTGAACTCGCCCAAAAAGCGCGAATATTGCCATTTGATCCCAGCATCGATATTCAAACTGGTCTCTGAACGAAGCTCAGGATTGCCGGAAAGATAACCAACTTGACCGACTCCTTTGAAAAAGCGCTCCTGGAGAGCTGGAGCTCGGAACGCCCGACCAATGTTTGTATAAAGACGAGTATATTCTGATAATCGAAATAGCAAACCCACATTCCCGCTGAAATCGTAATCTGCTTTATCGCGATCTATTTCAGTCAAAGTCCTCGGAGTGCCATCGGCGTGACTAAACATTCGATCGAACCTTGCGCCAGCCAATATGGTGATTGGATCTAACGGTGTGTATTCGTTCTCAAAAAATATTCCAATGCCATATCGGTAGGACTTGGGACTTGGCGGCGTAAAATCGATAGGAGGATCTTTGACCAAAAGTCCTTGTTGATTATAAATGGCGATGTCAGCACTCCGATGAGTATTATCCCTCTCTCCGAAACCGTCAATCCCAAATGTGAGCATTTGTCGATTGAACAAGGTTAGATTTGCCTGGAGATTTGCTCCCATATTGTCGGCAAGGCGATTGGCTCTTAAAGACTGATCGATGAAGAAAGAGGCTTTTGGCTTCTGCACAATGAGCGCCTCGAAATTTCTTTGTCCAGTCTGAAAATAGACGTTCG from candidate division KSB1 bacterium harbors:
- a CDS encoding ScyD/ScyE family protein, with the translated sequence MKTHISIILILAILQLSSVYGQTPKVEVFATGLVNPIGITLDASGNLWVAEQGTGKNDSRISIVTPNGQVYPFLTGLPSGTPGFEPIGAEDVFFDIDGKLLILQGSGDDSLSNTVLIVDPRGFKPGDPPLTRAAIQSRIRIGSLGAGSNPYRIELGPGDDWYIVDAAANKVFVRDRITGVLRNFTNFSPIGQSEAVPTGIVFTGDKFIVGTLTGLPIPIGAARLYQVDLSGNIISYQSGFTAIVDVAIDPRDSQLVVLQHAHFGPPWLNNLGALLKVHNGVIDTLLYGLNRPTGMVFNSSGELFITTFADDNILKVTDIPITTTDVPTNEHSLPTGFELSQNYPNPFNPTTVIRYTIPSSSFVSLKVFDMLGKEVANLMSEEQSSGVHSVEFDANGLASGIYFYQLKAGNFAVTKKMLIQK
- a CDS encoding AraC family transcriptional regulator; amino-acid sequence: MKSQTSLYFFCLGRMLIIGPLIENKLHRHGAIQIILSLDQNFSIKIDNADWRETKAVLIDTHIPHQLKNLQSLLVSLSIVPERTRGKNLQKYILRGSTVQYLDHLDFTIYKHKFQQCYDHQYTCPRAFRIVEEMIDDLTGVKGYRGPIDERIQSVINWIQRNLSTPISAHNLAQSVYLSEDRFLHLFKEQLGLPLRQYIRYQRIMTATIAFIGGKSLTEAAYEAGFADSAHFTRTFVEMNGIKPSEIAQNKETFQFCFCSSYCDACNKLRSVAK
- a CDS encoding flavodoxin domain-containing protein; its protein translation is MNDKVLVAYATKYGATAGIAEKIGQVLGRAGFATDVLPADRVKNLDAYRAVILGSAVYIGRWRKAAAKFLKSNEKVLANKLVWLFSSGPTDKGNIEELMKGWRFPTSLQPIADRIHPKDIAIFHGATDIDKLSWLDKWMIKKVKAPIGDFRDWEAISNWAAAIAEELKARVMDK
- a CDS encoding metallophosphoesterase, yielding MRIAHLSDLHICQKSRPKNLEKTRRLIDYALQQNTDHFVFSGDIVHLARHEDFIAFRNVLEEFQLLDSSRATLVIGNHDIFGGVYFAEDVLTFPQQCEAVDYHKRLIEFKNYFFETFENTYFPASHEPYPFAKKVGDVVFIGLNSIHPYSKWKNLFASKGMVDKNQLDHLRQIFQKGEFQNKTKIAIVHHHFRKVSYRCSLFKNTLLRNLETYGNKLKNRNQVARLLAKYHVDLVLHGHEHDSHEYFYKGVRFLNSGGAIEKNGNGQLRINFVTVRPNEILTETQAIAGLPQKEHLFIPELMPIMA
- a CDS encoding N-acetylneuraminate synthase family protein, with the translated sequence MRNSKKVKIGDRLVGDGEPVYIIAEIGINHNGSLEIAKKMIDGTIFAGCDAVKFQKRTPEKCVPEDQWYIERDTPWGRMTYIEYRHRMEFDADEYAEIARYCNERGIDWFASCWDIESVDFIEQFNPPLHKASSASLTDLELLKRMRATGKPVMLSTGMSTMKEIETAIRTIGMNNLLLAHSTSAYPCKNEELNLRMITTLKQRYPSVPIGYSGHEVGLATTWAAVTLGATFVERHITLDRAMWGTDQAASVEIMGMHRLVRNIRDIEKALGDGVKRVYESELQVMKKLRCIRSEYEYI
- a CDS encoding HAD-IIIA family hydrolase, with product MVAKDTTLDQLKQKAKRIKLLLTDSDGVLTDGGVYYSDRGEELKRFNMRDGMGVARLRSLAGVEVGIVTGEFSASVKKRAEKLSIIEYHPGAIDKFAVLKEIMDRKNLTADEIAYIGDDTNDVDVMKRVGLSACPADAMVFAERVADYVCEAKGGHGAFREFAEFIIEAKNSD
- a CDS encoding SDR family oxidoreductase, which gives rise to MDLFRLDNKVAVVTGAMGLLGKHHCQALAEAGAHVIVADLNEDQCNLFAEQLPTRSLGIFLDVTHSGSIHSLLNQAMAEFGHVDVLVNNAAINDKFETPALAAEKSKFENYPLDMWQKSLEVNVTGVFLCSQIIGSQMAKQGKGSIINLASTYGIVAPDQSIYRNPKGEQLFFKSPAYPTTKGAVIAFTKFLAAYWGNSGVRVNVLSPGGVENGQDDYFVSNYSKKTPLGRMAKPTDYKGAIVFLASDASEYMTGANLVVDGGWTAW